One Lysinibacillus sp. OF-1 DNA segment encodes these proteins:
- a CDS encoding glutamate-5-semialdehyde dehydrogenase has product MTSEIQGKGQRAKAASYILNIKTTCEKNEALTKIAEQLIIDQHTIMAENAKDLALGEKQSLPASTLDRMMLNEERIMAMADAIHLLVSLQDPVGTVIEQIDKENGLHIEKRIVPLGVIGMIYEARPNVTVDAATLSLKTGNAVILRGSSSAKFSNTALVASIHRALAKTSIPIEAVQLIEDTSRETVKELFHLKEYLDVLIPRGGKALIDLVVKEATVPVLETGAGNCHIYVDQMADYIKAEKICLNAKTQRPSVCNAAESLLIHPIWFKSHGMQLLTALHDAGVTIIGDEQVCQLFEAALPATEEDYAMEYLDLTISVKLVENVYEAIEHIHRFGTHHSEAIITEDQLVAETFLNNVDAAAVYHNASTRFTDGFEFGYGAEIGISTQKLHARGPMGLPALTSTKYFIYGNGQIRE; this is encoded by the coding sequence ATGACAAGTGAAATTCAAGGAAAAGGACAACGGGCAAAGGCTGCCAGCTACATATTAAATATTAAAACGACCTGTGAAAAGAATGAGGCGCTAACAAAAATTGCAGAACAGTTAATCATTGACCAGCATACTATTATGGCTGAAAATGCCAAAGATTTAGCACTGGGTGAGAAACAGAGCTTGCCTGCTTCTACACTAGATCGAATGATGCTCAATGAAGAACGTATAATGGCAATGGCCGATGCCATTCATTTACTTGTCTCCCTACAAGATCCAGTAGGCACAGTTATTGAGCAGATTGATAAAGAGAATGGCTTACACATCGAAAAGCGGATTGTACCACTTGGGGTCATTGGTATGATTTATGAGGCACGCCCAAATGTCACAGTAGATGCAGCGACTCTCTCTCTGAAAACGGGCAATGCCGTCATTTTACGTGGCAGCTCCTCAGCTAAATTTTCAAATACCGCCCTAGTGGCAAGTATCCACCGTGCACTTGCTAAAACATCTATTCCTATAGAGGCTGTGCAATTAATTGAGGATACAAGTCGTGAAACGGTGAAAGAATTATTTCATTTAAAAGAGTACTTAGATGTATTAATTCCTCGTGGCGGCAAAGCGCTTATTGATTTAGTTGTGAAGGAAGCAACTGTCCCTGTACTTGAAACAGGTGCGGGCAACTGTCACATTTACGTAGATCAAATGGCGGATTACATAAAAGCAGAAAAAATTTGCCTGAATGCTAAAACGCAGCGCCCTTCTGTTTGCAATGCAGCAGAAAGCTTACTCATTCATCCTATTTGGTTTAAGTCTCATGGTATGCAACTGTTAACAGCACTACATGACGCAGGTGTGACCATCATCGGTGATGAACAAGTATGTCAGCTATTTGAGGCTGCTCTTCCAGCTACGGAGGAAGACTATGCGATGGAATATCTTGATTTAACAATAAGTGTTAAATTGGTGGAAAATGTCTATGAAGCAATTGAGCATATTCATCGCTTTGGCACACATCATTCTGAAGCGATCATTACAGAAGATCAATTGGTCGCAGAAACATTTTTAAATAATGTCGATGCAGCGGCTGTTTATCATAATGCCTCTACCCGCTTCACGGATGGCTTTGAATTTGGCTATGGTGCAGAAATTGGCATTAGTACGCAAAAACTACATGCTCGTGGGCCAATGGGCTTGCCCGCGTTAACCTCAACTAAATATTTCATATATGGCAACGGCCAAATTCGTGAATAA
- the proB gene encoding glutamate 5-kinase, whose protein sequence is MERKRIVVKIGSSSLTNVKGEIDKVRLMDHVQAIAELKKQGHEVLLVSSGAVAAGFKQLGYPARPVTVKGKQAAAAVGQSLLIQTYSALFSIYDITPAQILLTRTDFSKKECYKNAYATFEELLERSMLPIINENDTVSISELTFGDNDMLSALVSGLVHADQLIILTDINGLYNANPAKNPQAERIDRLTAITDDMLSFADGTASKVGTGGMASKLLAARTALRAGVKVFIGTGQGAHKLLAILAGHGDGTYVEHDELAILTNHKQWIALTEVSGKIFIDSGAEKALMDNGKSLLPAGVYRVEGDFDNGDVVEVYSEQGLLGRGEVLYSSLELTVAMGKRTDTLSKCPIEVIHRDKWLKIQTNEGGMTNDK, encoded by the coding sequence ATGGAGAGAAAAAGGATTGTTGTGAAGATTGGCAGTAGCTCTTTAACAAATGTAAAAGGCGAAATCGATAAAGTTCGTTTAATGGATCATGTGCAGGCAATCGCCGAATTAAAGAAGCAGGGTCATGAAGTTTTGCTTGTATCATCGGGTGCAGTAGCCGCTGGTTTTAAACAACTTGGCTACCCTGCTCGTCCTGTAACGGTAAAAGGAAAACAGGCCGCGGCAGCTGTTGGACAGAGCTTACTGATCCAAACATACAGTGCCTTATTTAGCATTTACGATATAACGCCTGCTCAAATTTTACTGACACGCACAGATTTTTCTAAAAAAGAATGCTATAAAAATGCCTATGCTACTTTCGAGGAATTATTAGAACGTTCCATGCTACCAATTATTAATGAAAACGATACAGTATCTATTAGTGAATTGACATTTGGGGATAATGATATGCTGTCCGCACTTGTAAGTGGTCTTGTCCATGCAGATCAGCTCATCATTTTAACAGACATCAATGGCTTATATAATGCCAATCCTGCTAAAAATCCGCAGGCGGAACGTATTGATCGGTTAACAGCTATTACCGATGATATGTTAAGCTTTGCTGATGGTACAGCTTCAAAGGTTGGCACGGGTGGCATGGCATCTAAGCTATTAGCAGCCCGAACAGCGCTACGTGCAGGTGTGAAAGTATTTATCGGAACAGGTCAAGGTGCACATAAACTACTTGCTATTTTAGCAGGCCATGGGGATGGCACTTATGTCGAGCATGATGAACTTGCGATTTTAACAAATCATAAACAGTGGATTGCACTTACGGAAGTTTCTGGTAAAATTTTTATAGATAGTGGTGCTGAAAAGGCGTTAATGGACAATGGCAAAAGCTTATTACCCGCTGGCGTATATCGTGTAGAAGGTGATTTTGACAATGGGGATGTTGTAGAAGTTTATAGTGAACAAGGTTTATTAGGACGTGGCGAAGTACTGTACTCTTCCCTAGAGCTAACTGTAGCAATGGGAAAACGGACGGATACATTGTCGAAATGCCCTATTGAGGTGATACACAGAGATAAATGGCTGAAAATTCAAACGAATGAGGGAGGAATGACGAATGACAAGTGA
- a CDS encoding LysE family translocator has translation MEISTLFAFLGAAIILTIMPGPDNLFVLAQSITQDKKAGIATSLGLCTGLLVHISAAVLGISAIIYQSTIIFSIVKFAGAAYLLYLAWQSFRAKGDPFTLQQQNTQTYITLYKKGILMNILNPKVSLFFLALLPQFVNPAQGHVAFQMLILGIVFLVQALVLFSLFSIFAGKVRKLIIGQPAIAKRLNMIQGILFTFIGIQIAISKQ, from the coding sequence TTGGAAATTTCAACGTTATTCGCGTTTTTAGGGGCTGCTATTATTTTAACCATTATGCCAGGGCCAGATAATTTATTTGTACTTGCCCAAAGCATTACACAAGATAAAAAGGCTGGTATTGCTACATCCCTTGGTCTATGTACAGGGCTCCTTGTCCATATTAGTGCAGCAGTACTTGGTATATCTGCGATTATTTATCAATCCACAATCATTTTTTCAATTGTCAAATTTGCAGGAGCAGCCTATCTATTATATTTAGCTTGGCAATCATTTCGAGCCAAGGGAGATCCATTTACCTTACAGCAGCAAAATACACAAACTTATATTACATTATATAAAAAAGGAATTTTAATGAATATTTTAAATCCAAAAGTATCATTATTTTTCTTAGCGTTATTACCACAGTTTGTGAATCCCGCACAGGGACATGTTGCGTTTCAAATGCTTATTTTGGGTATAGTATTTTTAGTGCAAGCACTCGTATTATTTTCGTTATTTAGTATATTTGCAGGGAAAGTCAGAAAACTCATTATTGGTCAACCTGCAATTGCCAAGCGATTAAATATGATTCAAGGTATCCTCTTCACATTTATCGGGATACAAATTGCCATCAGCAAACAGTAG
- a CDS encoding DUF1835 domain-containing protein, whose amino-acid sequence MAILHITFSLATQGSLKFAIRQHHLQRNETVLSVHDDFSIGPLQHLEERKTWLNTHIFKDNEDQQLYDDMYENWMKKIASLPCDLDVWIWYSQNTHEQIGLRCVMSELIHKCSMVYGIDTTEGLKRLQPNMSIRHTGELSSNMLMKLRPEAKRFSVQACQQLAKEWEDIKKQPSTLRLWKNELVHVEEDALDALIMASAKELQIQYKEEWLMPTHILAQTFGAIDHYVGDEFVEYRLRTLVEQGLFEIQGDITDIFSYQVKVR is encoded by the coding sequence ATGGCTATTTTACATATTACCTTTAGCTTAGCAACGCAGGGCTCCCTGAAGTTTGCAATTCGTCAGCATCATTTGCAGCGTAATGAAACGGTTTTAAGTGTCCATGATGATTTCTCAATTGGACCACTTCAACATTTAGAAGAACGTAAAACTTGGTTAAACACTCATATTTTTAAGGATAATGAAGATCAGCAATTGTATGATGATATGTATGAGAACTGGATGAAAAAAATCGCAAGTTTACCTTGTGATTTGGATGTATGGATTTGGTATAGTCAAAACACACACGAACAAATTGGCCTGCGCTGTGTGATGAGTGAGTTGATTCATAAATGTAGTATGGTTTATGGAATTGATACAACTGAGGGTTTGAAACGATTGCAGCCTAATATGAGTATTCGTCATACAGGGGAACTTTCCTCCAATATGCTCATGAAGCTTCGTCCTGAGGCCAAACGATTTTCTGTCCAAGCATGCCAACAACTCGCGAAGGAATGGGAAGATATCAAAAAACAGCCAAGTACGTTGCGATTGTGGAAAAATGAGCTAGTGCATGTAGAGGAAGATGCGCTGGATGCACTCATTATGGCTAGTGCAAAAGAGTTGCAGATCCAGTACAAGGAAGAATGGCTGATGCCTACACATATTTTGGCTCAAACATTTGGGGCAATTGATCATTATGTCGGGGATGAATTTGTAGAGTATCGCTTAAGGACCCTCGTCGAGC